From the Arvicola amphibius chromosome 2, mArvAmp1.2, whole genome shotgun sequence genome, one window contains:
- the Cav2 gene encoding caveolin-2 produces the protein MGLETEKADVQLFMAEDAYSHHSGVDYVDPEKYVDSSHDRDPHRLNSHLKLGFEDLIAEPENTHSFDKVWICSHALFEISKYVIYKFLTVFLAIPLAFVTGILFATLSCLHIWILMPFVKTCLMVLPSVQAIWKSVTDVVIGPLCTSIGRCFSSVSMQLSHD, from the exons ATGGGGCTGGAGACCGAGAAGGCCGACGTGCAGCTCTTCATGGCCGAAGACGCCTACAGCCACCACAGTGGTGTCGACTACGTAGATCCCGAGAAGTACGTGGACTCGAGTCACGACCGGGATCCCCACCGGCTCAATTCCCATCTCAAG CTAGGTTTCGAGGATCTAATTGCAGAGCCTGAGAACACACATTCCTTTGACAAAGTGTGGATCTGCAGCCATGCCCTCTTTGAAATCAGCAAATACGTGATCTACAAGTTCCTGACCGTGTTTCTGGCCATCCCCTTGGCCTTCGTCACAGGGATCCTGTTTGCTACCCTCAGCTGTCTGCACATCTG GATCCTAATGCCTTTTGTGAAGACCTGCCTAATGGTCCTGCCTTCCGTGCAGGCCATATGGAAGAGTGTGACAGATGTTGTCATTGGTCCATTGTGTACAAGCATAGGACGCTGTTTCTCATCTGTCAGCATGCAGCTGAGCCATGACTGA